GGCGAGCAGGCCCACTTCGAGAAGAGCCTCGTGAAGAAGCCGAAGACCGTCGGCGTGGCCCTCGGCCAGGTCACGCGGGAGCGCGCCCGGACGTACGGCTTCAGCTACCCGGCCTGGAAGGCCATGGTCGAGGCCGCGATCGCCGTTAACTACGGCAAGCTCGGGGCCGCCGGCAAGGGCGTGGCGGCCCGCCTCTCGGCCCCCGCGGACGTGCACGTCACCGCGGACAACGGCACGGACCTGCGTTTCCGGATCGCCGGAGGGGACCGGCGGCCCGAGGTCGACGACGGCGTGATCTCGGACGAAGACCTGGCGGCCGGGAACAGGGACGTCGGGCTCCCCGCGGGGTCCGCCTTCGTCGCGCCCGTCGAGGAGAGCGCCCAGGGCACCTTCGTGAGCGACGTCGGCATCCCTCAGCAGGGCCGCCTGATCGAGGGCCTGAGCTGGACGTTCCGCGACGGCCACGCGATCGACATCTCCGCGAAGCGGAACCTCGCCGCATCCCAGGCGAGCTGGGAGACGGCCACGGGGGCCAAGGACATGTTCGGGGGGTTCTCCGTCGGCCTCAACCCGAAAGCGAAGGCGGGATTCTTGCAGAACCCCGTGGTCGCGGGGACGGTCACGATCGGCATCGGGGACAACCGCCTGATCGGAGGGAAGAACGAGTCGTCCTACGGCTTCGCGAGCCACCTCGCCCATGGGACCGTCGAGATCGGCGGCACGGTCGTCATCGACCGCGGCAAGTGGGTCGCGTGAAGGGGCTCCTCCAGACCCGGATCGAATCCGGTTTGGAGGGCACCCTCCGGGATGCCCCGCTTCCCCCCATTCAGGTCGGAACGTTGGG
The Thermoplasmata archaeon DNA segment above includes these coding regions:
- a CDS encoding aminopeptidase: LECQKLGADPILALDTDRIFYGQFKNFTEENLRRTSAHCLGIAEYAQSYVYLGGPKDPGPMARVGNEKFGAMYAGEQAHFEKSLVKKPKTVGVALGQVTRERARTYGFSYPAWKAMVEAAIAVNYGKLGAAGKGVAARLSAPADVHVTADNGTDLRFRIAGGDRRPEVDDGVISDEDLAAGNRDVGLPAGSAFVAPVEESAQGTFVSDVGIPQQGRLIEGLSWTFRDGHAIDISAKRNLAASQASWETATGAKDMFGGFSVGLNPKAKAGFLQNPVVAGTVTIGIGDNRLIGGKNESSYGFASHLAHGTVEIGGTVVIDRGKWVA